A window from Roseburia sp. 499 encodes these proteins:
- the sigH gene encoding RNA polymerase sporulation sigma factor SigH — protein MQKFTEYEKYTDEELIEQLRKGQTDITDYIMDKYKYLVRKRANAMFLIGGDTDDLIQEGMIGLFKAIRDYNKKKDASFFHFADICIARQIYSAVEASQRKKHQPLNGYVSLNSEAGTEGSDSFLDLLESFENGNPEQMLIDRENVAAIREKAKKTLSKMEWEVLEYHLQGMNYRQIAECMEREPKSIDNALQRIRGKLWDIEE, from the coding sequence ATGCAAAAATTTACAGAGTATGAGAAATATACAGATGAAGAATTGATAGAACAGTTACGAAAAGGCCAGACCGACATTACGGATTATATTATGGATAAGTATAAGTATTTGGTGCGAAAACGGGCCAATGCTATGTTTTTAATTGGTGGAGATACAGACGACTTGATTCAGGAGGGGATGATTGGTCTTTTTAAGGCGATACGTGATTACAATAAGAAAAAGGATGCGTCCTTTTTTCATTTCGCAGACATTTGTATTGCTAGGCAGATTTATAGTGCGGTAGAGGCATCTCAACGGAAAAAGCATCAGCCATTAAATGGATATGTTTCTTTGAATAGTGAGGCAGGGACAGAAGGAAGTGATTCTTTTTTGGACCTGCTGGAGTCTTTTGAAAATGGGAATCCGGAGCAGATGTTGATTGATAGAGAAAATGTTGCTGCTATTCGGGAAAAAGCAAAAAAGACCTTAAGTAAGATGGAGTGGGAAGTCTTGGAGTACCATTTGCAGGGAATGAATTATCGTCAAATTGCAGAATGTATGGAGCGTGAGCCAAAGTCAATTGACAATGCATTACAGAGGATTCGAGGAAAGTTATGGGACATCGAAGAATAA